The Parabacteroides sp. AD58 genome includes a window with the following:
- a CDS encoding glycosyltransferase family 2 protein — protein sequence MKIYAFIVTFNRFELLKRVVECLRNQTYKIDKILVVNNASTDGTSEWLAMQPDLFVINQENLGGAGGFHTGVKYCYEDGADWIWMMDDDVFPEKDCLENLLKYTKISPCINMSRYYSDGVVVPCPYWYYQKNYKDSLFYDEATDNQYVRVPDGVCFEGLLIKKDIVSQIGFPDKDFFVAGDDTTYGYRAVKICTPILVKSAKAVRQAKSTEKSLRPLTTYYTVRNRHLIKKYNKRYNLNIPVSKWPIYYIYVPIKRILVCLTDNSEINRKLMKSVIYGIIDNLKQLTGSTFFLHKI from the coding sequence TAAAAAGAGTGGTTGAATGTTTAAGAAATCAGACCTATAAGATTGATAAAATTCTTGTGGTTAATAACGCATCTACTGATGGCACTTCAGAATGGTTAGCTATGCAACCTGATTTGTTTGTTATCAACCAAGAGAATTTAGGTGGAGCAGGTGGTTTTCATACTGGAGTAAAATACTGTTATGAAGACGGTGCTGATTGGATATGGATGATGGACGACGATGTGTTCCCCGAAAAAGACTGTTTGGAAAATCTATTAAAGTATACGAAGATTTCTCCATGTATCAATATGAGTAGATATTACTCAGACGGTGTGGTAGTCCCTTGCCCATATTGGTATTACCAGAAAAATTATAAAGATAGTTTATTCTATGATGAAGCTACAGATAATCAATATGTAAGAGTTCCTGATGGCGTTTGTTTTGAAGGCCTTCTTATTAAAAAAGATATTGTTTCACAGATCGGTTTTCCAGATAAGGACTTTTTTGTTGCTGGTGATGATACAACCTACGGGTATCGTGCTGTAAAGATTTGTACACCGATTCTTGTAAAATCAGCAAAAGCCGTAAGGCAGGCTAAATCAACAGAAAAATCATTAAGGCCGCTTACAACATACTATACTGTAAGAAACAGGCATTTGATAAAGAAATATAACAAACGGTATAATCTCAATATCCCTGTGTCAAAATGGCCTATATACTATATATATGTACCAATAAAGCGAATTTTGGTTTGTCTTACTGATAATTCTGAGATTAACCGAAAGTTAATGAAATCTGTTATATATGGAATCATTGACAATCTAAAACAACTCACTGGTTCTACTTTTTTTTTACATAAAATATGA